A section of the Bombus huntii isolate Logan2020A chromosome 5, iyBomHunt1.1, whole genome shotgun sequence genome encodes:
- the LOC126865671 gene encoding zinc finger CCCH domain-containing protein 14 isoform X2 — MDIRGIEVTNQLRSAIRAKLLELGIRYDEELPDYILVMVVNKKSRQQMHEDLYLFLENCTTPFVDWLHDQVLKKLQKVTVAKKRSLREFVPTVVVKQEEERKKRKTSTTSFLEDQAANQTIDKSSNKSVKDDKSFHKQNTKTFLSSQKLETTQNKSVDKLVKVANNETKSDGTANHIVPQQSVPKRIQTNDSQSMNTNKEVSTFESSNNKSRDSYVETKMDDTPSRNLKRPLDTTSSYKDSLEKKQSEVKRSKVEEDGESRTDDNTKKLKSCVNKPKVTSVVSVKNRLGVVSPRKKFEVHREKMDIESRYRQTEKRRLDNRNNNFPRGRPFDTEDRTKRNREIELKHESDKVSSIKTRLGNSKVEKASKNLELREKVNSNLKSKSAEKTTGTIKDRLGIATVNKSPKQLGNKEPIEFKSKPLEQDRDTLSNNKNIKNRLGPLKNNFKPVSVKSGFNSSIRRSQSSEDEDYLNLGAEEELDDDPQSVGTSGPIKSHIIAVNKPVPVKTDRKRLKLLAKNNKECSDAEEEVEETKIPSKVIVTPRPLKPLQPTQKRATQSLLLRAVAEANQSVVTQKNPEPSLLEKKQTLKHLKPPAVRDVGQNLSVHLNSNKRLVMEKIQVELNTDVSESKSKPYVPQPVTEEHMGVVMSLFQRSDDNQKFLVTLNGYNTNLMKDKVTSDDDERLEMEVNEDDELALSTIQNDIYIQNESETSVFQATEIETEGDISVKERTEENNENCNTENVEKIEEISKKRRKLSPIIYNRSRLPSPTDLKSSTLLTNPLLAKRLDKKPLTENTVAVIDKSKEKCRYWPNCTLGNKCAYLHPLIMCSAFPACKFGDKCAYRHPKCKFGLSCTKLGCVFSHPAQQCKYHPFCTKPACPYSHPMPVAVEASSQRAKFTWRRQD, encoded by the exons aGTGCTATTCGTGCTAAATTATTGGAATTAGGGATAAGATATGATGAAGAACTACCAGATTATATTTTAGTAATGGTTGTAAATAAAAAGTCTCGTCAACAGATGCACGAGgatctatatttatttctgGAAAATTGCACAACTCCATTTGTCGATTGGTTGCATGACCAAgtattgaaaaaattgcaGAAGGTTACTGTAGCTAAGAAAAGATCATTGAGGGAATTTGTGCCTACAGTCGTCGTAAAAcaagaggaagaaaggaaaaagaggaagacaTCAACAACTTCCTTTTTGGAAGATCAAGCTGCTAATCAGACCATTGATAAGTCTTCCAATAAAAGTGTGAAAGATGATAAATCATTccataaacaaaatacaaaaacaTTCTTATCTAGTCAAAAATTGGAGACAACACAAAATAAAAGTGTAGATAAACTTGTAAAAGTTGCCAATAACGAGACTAAATCAGATGGAACAGCAAATCATATTGTTCCCCAGCAATCAGTACCAAAAAGAATACAGACAAATGATAGTCAAAGTATGAATACAAATAAAGAAGTTTCAACTTTTGAGTCTTCTAATAATAAATCTAGAGACTCCTATGTTGAGACAAAAATGGACGATACACCATctagaaatttaaaaagacCACTAGACACGACAAGTAGTTATAAGGATAGTTTGGAGAAAAAGCAAAGTGAAGTGAAAAGGTCAAAAGTCGAGGAGGATGGAGAGAGCAGAACAGATGATAACACGAAGAAATTGAAGTCTTGCGTCAATAAACCGAAAGTTACATCTGTTGTATCTGTAAAAAATCGTTTAGGTGTGGTATCACCAAGAAAAAAGTTTGAAGTTCACAGAGAGAAAATGGATATCGAAAGTCGGTATAGGCAGACTGAAAAGCGTCGGTTGGATAATcgcaataataattttccgaGGGGAAGACCTTTTGATACGGAGGATCGTACGAAGAGGAACCGTGAGATCGAATTGAAACATGAATCTGATAAAGTTAGTAGTATAAAAACTCGACTGGGTAATTCCAAGGTCGAAAAAGCATCCAAAAATTTAGAGTTAAGGGAGAAAGTAAATTCTAATCTAAAATCGAAATCTGCAGAAAAAACAACGGGTACGATTAAAGATCGCTTAGGGATCGCGACTGTTAATAAATCACCTAAACAATTAGGGAATAAAGAACCTATAGAATTTAAAAGCAAACCTTTGGAACAAGATCGCGATACCTTGtccaacaataaaaatataaagaatagATTGGGACcattaaagaataattttaagcCAGTTAGCGTTAAGTCTGGCTTTAATTCGTCAATCAGACGTTCTCAAAGTAGCGAGGATGAGGACTACCTCAATCTAGGTGCAGAAGAGGAATTAGATGATGACCCACAATCTGTGGGTACAAGTGGACCTATTAAATCCCATATAATAGCTGTAAATAAACCTGTACCAGTTAAGACTGATAGAAAACGACTGAAATTATTAGCAAAGAATAACAAAGAATGCAGCGATGCAGAGGAAGAAGTTGAGGAAACTAAAATACCCAGTAAAGTAATTGTGACACCAAGACCTCTAAAACCATTGCAACCAACGCAAAAACGTGCTACGCAATCACTTTTATTAAGAGCTGTTGCCGAGGCAAATCAATCTGTTGTTACACAAAAGAATCCGGAGCCATCCTTATTG GAAAAAAAGCAAACATTGAAACATCTTAAACCACCCGCTGTGCGAGACGTGGGTCAAAATTTATCAGTACATTTGAATTCCAATAAAAGATTGGTTATGGAAAAAATACAAGTAGAATTAAATACAGATGTTTCAGAATCGAAATCAAAGCCTT ATGTACCGCAACCAGTTACCGAGGAACATATGGGTGTCGTAATGTCTTTATTCCAAAGGAGTGACGACAACCAAAAATTTTTAGTTACGCTCAATGGATATAACACTAATTTAATGAAAGATAAAGTGACGTCTGACGACGATGAACGACTGGAAATGGAG GTGAATGAGGATGACGAACTTGCATTATCAACAATTCaaaacgatatatatattcagaaTGAATCAGAAACTTCTGTCTTTCAAGCAACGGAAATTGAAACTGAAGGTGATATAAgtgtaaaagaaagaacggAGGAGAACAATGAAAATTGCAATACGGAGAATGTAGAGAAAATAGAAGAGATAtcaaaaaaaaggagaaaattaagcccaattatttataatagatCTCGTTTACCAAGTCCCACAGATTTAAAATCCAGCACATTATTAACGAATCCATTATTAGCTAAAc GTCTAGATAAAAAACCACTAACAGAAAACACGGTAGCGGTGATAGATAAATCGAAAGAGAAATGTAGATACTGGCCCAATTGTACATTAGGAAATAAGTGCGCGTATCTTCATCCCCTCATTATGTGCAG TGCATTTCCTGCGTGTAAGTTTGGAGACAAGTGTGCTTACAGACATCCCAAATGTAAATTCGGCTTGTCCTGCACAAAACTAGGATGCGTGTTCTCTCATCCCGCCCAGCAGTGCAAGTATCACCCATTCTGCACTAAACCAGCGTGTCCATATTCTCACCCGATGCCGGTCGCTGTGGAAGCGTCTAGTCAAAGGGCGAAATTCACATGGCGCAGACAAGATTGA
- the LOC126865671 gene encoding zinc finger CCCH domain-containing protein 14 isoform X1: protein MDIRGIEVTNQLRSAIRAKLLELGIRYDEELPDYILVMVVNKKSRQQMHEDLYLFLENCTTPFVDWLHDQVLKKLQKVTVAKKRSLREFVPTVVVKQEEERKKRKTSTTSFLEDQAANQTIDKSSNKSVKDDKSFHKQNTKTFLSSQKLETTQNKSVDKLVKVANNETKSDGTANHIVPQQSVPKRIQTNDSQSMNTNKEVSTFESSNNKSRDSYVETKMDDTPSRNLKRPLDTTSSYKDSLEKKQSEVKRSKVEEDGESRTDDNTKKLKSCVNKPKVTSVVSVKNRLGVVSPRKKFEVHREKMDIESRYRQTEKRRLDNRNNNFPRGRPFDTEDRTKRNREIELKHESDKVSSIKTRLGNSKVEKASKNLELREKVNSNLKSKSAEKTTGTIKDRLGIATVNKSPKQLGNKEPIEFKSKPLEQDRDTLSNNKNIKNRLGPLKNNFKPVSVKSGFNSSIRRSQSSEDEDYLNLGAEEELDDDPQSVGTSGPIKSHIIAVNKPVPVKTDRKRLKLLAKNNKECSDAEEEVEETKIPSKVIVTPRPLKPLQPTQKRATQSLLLRAVAEANQSVVTQKNPEPSLLKLSQEKKQTLKHLKPPAVRDVGQNLSVHLNSNKRLVMEKIQVELNTDVSESKSKPYVPQPVTEEHMGVVMSLFQRSDDNQKFLVTLNGYNTNLMKDKVTSDDDERLEMEVNEDDELALSTIQNDIYIQNESETSVFQATEIETEGDISVKERTEENNENCNTENVEKIEEISKKRRKLSPIIYNRSRLPSPTDLKSSTLLTNPLLAKRLDKKPLTENTVAVIDKSKEKCRYWPNCTLGNKCAYLHPLIMCSAFPACKFGDKCAYRHPKCKFGLSCTKLGCVFSHPAQQCKYHPFCTKPACPYSHPMPVAVEASSQRAKFTWRRQD, encoded by the exons aGTGCTATTCGTGCTAAATTATTGGAATTAGGGATAAGATATGATGAAGAACTACCAGATTATATTTTAGTAATGGTTGTAAATAAAAAGTCTCGTCAACAGATGCACGAGgatctatatttatttctgGAAAATTGCACAACTCCATTTGTCGATTGGTTGCATGACCAAgtattgaaaaaattgcaGAAGGTTACTGTAGCTAAGAAAAGATCATTGAGGGAATTTGTGCCTACAGTCGTCGTAAAAcaagaggaagaaaggaaaaagaggaagacaTCAACAACTTCCTTTTTGGAAGATCAAGCTGCTAATCAGACCATTGATAAGTCTTCCAATAAAAGTGTGAAAGATGATAAATCATTccataaacaaaatacaaaaacaTTCTTATCTAGTCAAAAATTGGAGACAACACAAAATAAAAGTGTAGATAAACTTGTAAAAGTTGCCAATAACGAGACTAAATCAGATGGAACAGCAAATCATATTGTTCCCCAGCAATCAGTACCAAAAAGAATACAGACAAATGATAGTCAAAGTATGAATACAAATAAAGAAGTTTCAACTTTTGAGTCTTCTAATAATAAATCTAGAGACTCCTATGTTGAGACAAAAATGGACGATACACCATctagaaatttaaaaagacCACTAGACACGACAAGTAGTTATAAGGATAGTTTGGAGAAAAAGCAAAGTGAAGTGAAAAGGTCAAAAGTCGAGGAGGATGGAGAGAGCAGAACAGATGATAACACGAAGAAATTGAAGTCTTGCGTCAATAAACCGAAAGTTACATCTGTTGTATCTGTAAAAAATCGTTTAGGTGTGGTATCACCAAGAAAAAAGTTTGAAGTTCACAGAGAGAAAATGGATATCGAAAGTCGGTATAGGCAGACTGAAAAGCGTCGGTTGGATAATcgcaataataattttccgaGGGGAAGACCTTTTGATACGGAGGATCGTACGAAGAGGAACCGTGAGATCGAATTGAAACATGAATCTGATAAAGTTAGTAGTATAAAAACTCGACTGGGTAATTCCAAGGTCGAAAAAGCATCCAAAAATTTAGAGTTAAGGGAGAAAGTAAATTCTAATCTAAAATCGAAATCTGCAGAAAAAACAACGGGTACGATTAAAGATCGCTTAGGGATCGCGACTGTTAATAAATCACCTAAACAATTAGGGAATAAAGAACCTATAGAATTTAAAAGCAAACCTTTGGAACAAGATCGCGATACCTTGtccaacaataaaaatataaagaatagATTGGGACcattaaagaataattttaagcCAGTTAGCGTTAAGTCTGGCTTTAATTCGTCAATCAGACGTTCTCAAAGTAGCGAGGATGAGGACTACCTCAATCTAGGTGCAGAAGAGGAATTAGATGATGACCCACAATCTGTGGGTACAAGTGGACCTATTAAATCCCATATAATAGCTGTAAATAAACCTGTACCAGTTAAGACTGATAGAAAACGACTGAAATTATTAGCAAAGAATAACAAAGAATGCAGCGATGCAGAGGAAGAAGTTGAGGAAACTAAAATACCCAGTAAAGTAATTGTGACACCAAGACCTCTAAAACCATTGCAACCAACGCAAAAACGTGCTACGCAATCACTTTTATTAAGAGCTGTTGCCGAGGCAAATCAATCTGTTGTTACACAAAAGAATCCGGAGCCATCCTTATTG aAACTTTCACAGGAAAAAAAGCAAACATTGAAACATCTTAAACCACCCGCTGTGCGAGACGTGGGTCAAAATTTATCAGTACATTTGAATTCCAATAAAAGATTGGTTATGGAAAAAATACAAGTAGAATTAAATACAGATGTTTCAGAATCGAAATCAAAGCCTT ATGTACCGCAACCAGTTACCGAGGAACATATGGGTGTCGTAATGTCTTTATTCCAAAGGAGTGACGACAACCAAAAATTTTTAGTTACGCTCAATGGATATAACACTAATTTAATGAAAGATAAAGTGACGTCTGACGACGATGAACGACTGGAAATGGAG GTGAATGAGGATGACGAACTTGCATTATCAACAATTCaaaacgatatatatattcagaaTGAATCAGAAACTTCTGTCTTTCAAGCAACGGAAATTGAAACTGAAGGTGATATAAgtgtaaaagaaagaacggAGGAGAACAATGAAAATTGCAATACGGAGAATGTAGAGAAAATAGAAGAGATAtcaaaaaaaaggagaaaattaagcccaattatttataatagatCTCGTTTACCAAGTCCCACAGATTTAAAATCCAGCACATTATTAACGAATCCATTATTAGCTAAAc GTCTAGATAAAAAACCACTAACAGAAAACACGGTAGCGGTGATAGATAAATCGAAAGAGAAATGTAGATACTGGCCCAATTGTACATTAGGAAATAAGTGCGCGTATCTTCATCCCCTCATTATGTGCAG TGCATTTCCTGCGTGTAAGTTTGGAGACAAGTGTGCTTACAGACATCCCAAATGTAAATTCGGCTTGTCCTGCACAAAACTAGGATGCGTGTTCTCTCATCCCGCCCAGCAGTGCAAGTATCACCCATTCTGCACTAAACCAGCGTGTCCATATTCTCACCCGATGCCGGTCGCTGTGGAAGCGTCTAGTCAAAGGGCGAAATTCACATGGCGCAGACAAGATTGA